The following are encoded together in the Erpetoichthys calabaricus chromosome 16, fErpCal1.3, whole genome shotgun sequence genome:
- the psma3 gene encoding proteasome subunit alpha type-3, with product MSSIGTGYDLSASTFSPDGRVFQVEYAMKAVENSSTAIGIRCKDGIVFGVEKLVLSKLYEEGSNKRIFNIDRHVGMAVAGLLADARSLAEIAREEASNFRSNYGHDIPLKHLSDRVAMYVHAYTLYSAVRPFGCSFMLGSYDEDDGAQLYMVDPSGVSYGYWGCAIGKAKQAAKTEIEKLQMKDMTCRELVREVAKIIYIVHDEVKDKAFELELSWVGEVTNGRHEFVPRDIKEEAEKYAKESLEEEDESDEDNM from the exons TATGATTTGTCCGCCTCTACCTTCTCTCCAGATGGCCGCGTTTTCCAAGTCGAGTACGCCATGAAAGCGGTGGAGAACAGCAG CACAGCCATCGGCATCAGGTGCAAAGATGGGATCGTATTTGGTGTTGAGAAGTTAGTGCTGTCCAAATTGTACGAGGAGGGCTCAAACAAGCGCATCTTCAACATCGACAGACACGTGGGGATG GCGGTTGCAGGCCTTTTGGCAGATGCGAGGTCGCTTGCTGAAATTGCAAGAGAAGAAGCGTCAAACTTCAGATCCAACTATGGCCATGACATTCCACTAAAG CACCTGTCGGACCGCGTGGCGATGTACGTTCACGCATACACGTTATACAGCGCCGTGAGGCCGTTTGGCTGCAG CTTTATGTTAGGCTCTTATGACGAAGATGATGGGGCACAGCTGTATATGGTGGACCCCTCAGGCGTTTCTTAC GGTTACTGGGGTTGTGCTATCGGGAAGGCTAAACAAGCAGCAAAGACAGAGATTGAAAAATTACAG ATGAAAGACATGACATGCAGAGAGCTGGTAAGAGAAGTGGCCAAAAT CATTTATATTGTGCATGATGAAGTCAAAGACAAAGCCTTTGAACTGGAGCTCAGCTGGGTGGGTGAAG TTACAAATGGAAGACATGAGTTTGTGCCCAGAGACATcaaagaagaagcagaaaaatatgCTAAA GAATCACTAGAAGAGGAGGACGAATCAGATGAGGACAACATGTAG